TGAATTAGATAGTGCATgctaaaaacatatttttttccaaaaagCACACAAGATGAGTTATGAGAATTAAGTTGATAATATATATGATGCATTCTATTAAGAACTTGcacatgaaaaataatttgGAACAGATTCTCCATAACCATAGAGATAGCTCAAATCATCATTCCGTACATATTTATATATCCAGACTCCAGAGACCAAAGATCATGGCAACCCGTAGCAAAATAGAAAGTTtatgagtcacaatctaagttACTATTTCTTTGCCTTTCTATTTTGCCACTCGTATGATATCCCTCTCAAGTTCAAATTCAGCAGGAGGGACTGTGAACACCATGAAAATGAATTAGCCGTTTTGATGAACAACAATctgtatataattttttttgtttaaaaattgaaattactttAATGATAATTAATGTTATGATGCACAACACTTTTTAACGAAAAATAAAGGATGCgtatgatttttttataatagaagaaaaataatagcaTTTGCAATGCACTTTACAAATTTAACTATAATATTTACATTTCACTCAATTCCACTTTTCATAAAAGAAATTTTCTTACTTTTCATAGTCCAATTTGgtttcatattatttttacCAACTGCGGTAAGATGTACTAACATCTTTCTTAAAAGTGTTTCGATTATTTTAGATTGATTTATAGTTTAAAGTATATTAATAAAAGCACAGAATGAGTTAATCATGAAAAACACACTTTCATGAGTTaattatctttatctttaataTCAATATCACTCACATAAACCACTCATATAACATAATTATACATTTTTCTCTCACTCTTGCAGGCACGCTACAAAATCAGAGAAATAGAATTTCTTTACTAAATAACTCAATTCATTTCATTCTTGGCATTCATTTCATTGCAAGAGTGGTAGTACATCTTGATGAAGCTGTAATGATGTATGCATGGATAAATCACAAGCTTGATATCTAACACACTTTATTCCACAAACAGAAAAATTCCCATGACAGAGGAAAGAAGGAAAAACATGATACTTTGCATGGCCTCTGATCTCCTGTGCAAGTTTTGTTTTGTTAAGTATAGCCACAAATAAGTCTGGCAAGCCACAAGGGTTTCGCAGTCTTGATGAACAACTTTCCAAGGAACATTCCAAATACCACTCCGCATCCATATCCCACTGCAACTGACTTCCACCCAAATAATGATTCTGTTGCCTCAGGAAACACTGAAGGTGGTTGTTCTTCATCATTGCTGCATGACTTTGACAAAGGGAATCCACAAAGCATTGGATTATCTTTGTAGGAATCATTTTGGAATGTATTGAACTGTTTCCCTGTTGGTATCACTCCCTCCAATTGGTTTTCAGAAAGGTTCAAGACAGATAGAAAATTCAAATTTGTCAAAGACATAGGTATTTCACCTTTCAGTTGGTTGCATGAGAGGTCTAACCATTCTAAACTTGTCAAATTACCTAAAGTTTGTGGAATGTTACCACTGATTTTATTGTGAGAAAGGTTAAGCCCTTTGAGAGAACTTAATTCTCCAATGACATGTGGAATTTCTCCTTCAAACATGTTATTCGACAAGTCTATGGTTGTGAAAATAGTTAATATCCTTGACATTTCTATCACTTGACCTTTCATGGTGATCACTACAGAATCATTATATGGTACACTGGTCGTATTAGCATGGGGGCTCATATACTCCAAACCAACTTGAGTATTATCATTCAGAGTCATCATTCCATGAAACTCTTGAAAGTATTGCATTGGCAAAGACCCACTAAAATTGTTATTAGACACATCAAAAATTCTCAACTTTGGAAATGGGTGCTTCCTACTCAAACAAGTGATGGTACCATGAAATTTGTTATTTCGTAAACTGAGTACCTGTAATACCTGAAGAGCTTCTAGCCTACTGGGAAATACATCTTCTATGTTATTATCACTCAGGTCTAGAACTTCCAGATATGTGCAATGAGCCAAAGACTGTGGTACTGGTCCTTCTAAATGGTTGCCATTCAACTTTATAGTCTCAAAAGCATTACTGGAGAAGTTTTCAGGTATGCTTCCATAAAAGTTGTTGATTTGAAAATCCAAAACCTGAAGCGAAGGAAAGGATCCCAAACATTGTGGAATCTTGCCAGTCAAATTGTTGTGAGACAGGATTAGCACATTGAGGTAGCTTGCATTGCATATTGTTGAAGAAATGCCTCCAGTGAAGTTGTTGTTTGAAACTGAAAAGTAATGGGTGCCATGTGGTGGAATTGGAAGATCTCCTTGCAACTGGTTGAAACTGAGGTCAATAAAGTCCATGCTCGTCCATGTGTGCAAGAGATTATCACCAAACCAATTGGGAATCTTTCCATGGATTTTATTGTTAGAAAGATCTAAATTTATTAGATTTTGTAGTCTAGCTAGGAATGAAGGAAAAACAGTAACACTACAAGAAGAGAAATATAAAATGTTAAGTTTGGGTAAGACATAGTCAACGCTACTATTAATATCAACAGAGAGAAATTTATTGTTAGAAAGatcaagagaatttaaattttCCAACTTTGAAAAATGAGAAAAGTTCACAAGACCACTGAAATCATTTGATGACATATCCAAATAAGTGAGATATTTGAGAAATTCAAAGATGGAATTTGGAAAATCACCTTGAAATTTGTTATGAGAGAGAGATAAACCAGTCAATGAATAAGTGGAGAATTTGCTAATTGGCCCTGTGAGTTGGTTCATGCTAAGATCTAGCCTTGTCAATGAAGGCAAAGAATAGCACCAGTCTGGAATTGTCCCATTTATAAAGTTATTATCCAAATTTAGTATTTCTAGTTTTGAAAGTGTGGCATTTTTGCTTGGAATTGGGCCGATTAATTGATTAAAAGACAGACTTAAGTAAGAAAGTTGAGATAGATCAAGTAATGATGATGGCAGCTGACCTCCTAATTTATTATATGACAAATCTAAAACAGAAAGTTGGGTTAGACGAAACAATGATGGCGGTACTTGACCTCCTAGACTGTTAAAAGAAAGTTTCAAGGTATCTAATTTAGTGAAGTTGTCGAACACATCTGGGATGTGACCACTGAACATATTACCACTAAGATCTAAGTAGGTGAGATGTTTGAGGTTTGAAAGCAAAGATGGAATCTCACCATGAAGTCTATTTCCTAAAAGGTTCAAGTGTGTTAGTTGAGTGAGGTTCCACAAAGACACAGGAATTAATCCATCAAATTGGCAATCCCATAGCCATAGTTTGTTAAGAGACTTCAAATGAGAAATGGAATCAGGTATTTCTTTCGAGAAAGGTATCTCAGAGAGGTCCAAGATCCTTAGAGGAGTGCTCCAATTGGACTTTGGAAGTTCAACCTTCAGCTCTACATTGCCATACAAACTTAGTTCTTCAAGATTAGTTAAACCAAGTATACGAGTTGGAAATTTTCCATGCAATCCAGTGAAAGGAAGATGCAGGAACAACAAAGAGGATGAGAAATTCATGAGCAAAGACAATGAAGTTTCTCTGATAGAAGACATGTCTACGCCATCTAGAACCAGCTCTTCCAAGTTAGTGGTGTTACCAATGAGTCTGCTCCATGTGGATTCATCAAATCTCAGTTCAGCATCACCATACGACGAGAGATCAAGTGAGAGTAATTTTGACAAGTGTGAGATTGTGGACGGAATATGACTGCCAAATGATGAGTATGATAGATTGAGATGGGTGAGACTCACAAGATTACCAATTCCAGGATATATTGGAGAGTTGGAGAAGTTATTGAAGGCAAGGTTGAGTTGTTGAAGATGCGTGAGTTGGAAGAGTGTGCTGTTGGGATGAAACTCGCCTTCAAGCATGCTGCAACTCAGGTCAAGCCCAATCACGTGACCTGATGTGGTGTCGCACGTGACACCATCCCACTCGCAACAATCCGTACCATTGTTCCACGACGCTGTCTTGTTGGTGTTGGAATAAGAAGAGGAGCACGCCCAATCATTGTACAATGAAGGTTTGATGGCAAATGAGTTCTTGAATTGGAGCAGGTTTGAGTTGTCATGGTGGTTGCATAGTGGCATCACCGATAAGCAAGTGGAAGATGAAGTATAAAAAAGAAGCAACAAGAGAGTATAACACCTCATCATTATCATGTCACAATAATAATCTTTAGATTTTTAATGTATATGTGTGTGGTGCAGGGCATCGAATGCAAGTCATGAATGCAAATTTATATAGATAAGCCTCTGCGTATGGAATATGATTCAAACTTAGTTTGATAGTGTAGTGTCTGGTACTGGCTATTCGCATTTTTCCAAAACCTCATCCCATTATTCAATGCATAAAAATAATACGTTTAATTAATTGGTGTCATAATCGTCATTATTAGATACTAGAGAAAGTTTAGGGAGCCAGCAACTTTTATATTTTGTGGCCAGTACttaaccataaaaaaaaaagtgattgATCTCTCACTATTGAAtataatctcacaccattaaaaacattATTGATAACCAATTAATGGttataaaacacaaaaattactgTCCCTAACACGATACTATTTCAAtgacttttttatttctttcagCATGTATACTATACGCTTATAGCACACAATGCAAGctgaattttataaaattgtgtagttaaataattatatatgacAACACtgcataaaattaaaatagagttGTAAGCAAAATTTCCGTCCTTCCTTAAAGTTCAGTATTTTCTATCTTAATTATGCCTCTGTATATAAGTTAATtcttacataaaaataataaggcTATACATATGTGATATGCATACATGatgatgtatataaaaaatggtataaaattaaaatctatcATTGTCTCTCTGTCTCTTATATTCTTGTTTAGTGTCATTAgtattattaaaaattgaagTCCATTCATTATAAGACTATTATATATACCTAGGGTTGTAAGTGAGTTGAGCTAGATCAAACTCAAATTCGACTCACAAAAATTAAGTTTGGCTCACGATTCGTCTTATTAACAATTGAGtctatttttgtatatatatatatatatatatatatatatatatatatattttgctgatttaaaaataatagttgattTAGCAAAAATTGAGTAATTGATTCTAATATTTTGCCAAGTAAACGATATTACTGACATggcattaataaaaaaaaaatattttaaaaataatgtgGGTAAATTTAGAtatctatttttatatattaaaaatagataaatagatTTTGTTGACCTTAGCtattaaagagaaaaaaaaaagaaatttacagTTTTTGCGTACTATAAAATATCCTTATTTTTTATTGTCAATTTTCCAAAATATCGGagatgataaaaaataatagggtgaaaaataagaaaaagttaGAGGATTTACTCAtgatgaatttttaatttgcagcaacaaatttttaatatagaTGAAAAAATTTGAGTATTATATAGaccattataaaaaatatttttacaagaaagtaataaataaaaaaataattttaaaatatatttatctcTACAAAAAAATTggtctttttctttaaatattaCACAAATTAaccctttttaataattttaatattaaaattttttttaacaattaaatcTCTCTAACaatcttttataatatttttctttttatattaagTTTTTTggatattaaaattatttaatttttttttatgtgataattagttaaattatttaacacaAATTTCATTTCATTGGGTTAGTTGGGTAATGCAATTTTTATTTCTAACCTATAATGCATGTTAGTTGGGCAATGCAATTTTTATTTCTGACCTAAAATGTATGTTAGTTGGGTAAACatataaataactaatatatatacTTGACACCATTCAAAATATATTGTTATCATTTCTAAACATTCTTTTAGTGGGATAAAATAACATTCAAAATGTTTAGAATTATCAAAACAGAACAAAAATTGGAAATAACAACTATCTCATATGATATACAGAATCTATATTTTTGGATTAACCCATCCAATCTTATTATCAAAATGTTGAATATTACAATGATCAACCCGAAGATGGAGAGGAAGAGGAGGCAAGCTCGGAAAATGGAGATggagaggaagaggaggaagacTCAGAAGATGGAAAGAAAGAGGAGGCAGGCTTGGAAGATGGAGAGGAGAGGAGGCAGTCTCGGAAGATGAAGATGGAGatggagaggaagaagaggcagtctCGGAAGATGGAGATGGAGAGGAAGAAGACTCAGAAGATGGAGAtggagaagaagaggaggaagatgGAGGTCGAGCTgaccgacccgggatgtttgaAGACAAGACGACCGACCTGTTCAGACCAGGATTACCTGACCTCTTTATAAAAGAGGTCGGCCAAATTGCTACAGAGGCCCAAAAAGGCCCAAACGAAGGGACACAACCCAAATCTAAAGGCGGCAAAGCCTAAAGAAAGATAAGGCGGTcccccttaaagataagatgacttcactcaaagataagataagataactatcttatctccaaaAAAGTCAAcccacaccattataaatacactggagcacccaggtataactcatactctgattctacaaaaaacctgcttaatacccttactaacttaagcatcggagtcccttggaggtacccccaccctccggggacgaaggatcagcatcaCCACCAAGTCCggcaagtcggacacaacagctccgaccggtacagaagatctcgtccgagatcgacctacagtttcaagtaaccctcggaacattggcgccgttgccggggaacctggaagtcatcctttcgccatggcggacgaccatgacaacgaccatgacTCAGGTCTAGAAGACAGAACGCCACATAAAAACGTGGAcactacaccaaaagatactccgCAACCCAACGGAGACAAAGATTCGCCAAACCCAGGAGCACTTGAGATGCTTCAGGATCGTTTAAagcaactcgagaaagaagcccaacatcaacgaGAGGCGGGGAAAGACCTACAGAGGGAGATAGGGCGACGCCGGAAATTGgaggacaaactcctaaaaaTTGAAGCTGATCTAAAAGCCAAGGCTAATCAATCCCCTTATGAGGATAACCCCCGCAAGGACCAAGATCCATTTACCAAGGAGATCATAAAGACCAAGATCtcaaaagactttaaactcccgAATATGACTTTGTACGATGGCACTACAGATCCtggccatcatctcagcaatttcagaagtagaatgtacctcaccgatgcctcagatgcagttcgctgcaaagccttcccaactactttaacaaagacagcaattagatggttcgacaatctaTCTCCgaggtccatctcaagctttgaCGATTTAGCCAAGAAGTTTctagccagattctccatccaaaaagacaaaaccaagcacgccccaagtctattggggatcaaacaaggagataggGAAAGTCTCTGCAattacatggaaagattcaacaaggcGTGCCTCGACATACAAAGTCTGTCCAtagaagcggccatcatgggcctcatcaatggcctCTGAGAAGGGCCTTTTAGCCAATCCATATCAAAAAAGCAccccacatctctgaacgaggtacaAGAACGGGCTGAAAAATATATTAACATGGAGAAAAATGCCcgactaggagagacctcaatATCCAGATTCTCTTCCCGAGATAaggataaagaatccaagaaaaaggaagatcgacatggggaaaaaataaaaaataccataattacacccctcttcgggtgtccCTTGAGCTTGTCTACAGAGTGGTTTGTCACACTGAAAAAATTCCcccagctcgaccactcaaaggcaaaaaaggaggaggaaatcggaccgagtattgtgaataccatcgaatCCGCGGACATTCCACCAATGAATGTTTTGACTTAAAgaacgtcatagaaaaactagtaagagaagggaATTAGACCGGTACCTGGCCACCCGGGAcgatgagcaaagaaaaagaaggagagcAGAAGATATCGGACAAACCGAGCGATCACCTCGAACtccagaaagacatgtccacatgatacacggcggatttgcagGGGGagaaatctccaaatcatcccgcaaaagACATCTTAAGGACGTATATCATGTTGAAGGGAAGGAGGAAGCACCCGACATCCCCGCAATTACTTTCACCAAAGAAGACGCATCCGGCATCATAACGggacacgacgatcccatggtcatcactgttatactggcaaacgcaaatctccaccgcacactgatagaccaaggaagctccgccGACATCTTGTTCAAAACTGCCTTTGACAAGCTCGgcctggaagaaaaagaacttaaagcatacccgaacagcctgttcggactggGAGACACCCCGGTTCAACCACTTGGATACATCTCACTACACACAACCTTCGGAAAAGGAAATCggtcaagaacactcaaaatagactacatcgtggtcgacgtgtGTTCAGCCTACAACGctttaataggtcggacaacattgaatcagcttggcgcaatagtctcgactccacatctatgcatgaaatttccAACTACaaaagggatagctacaataaaagcttaccagaaaatgGCGCGCCgatgttacaacgaaagtctaaacgtCAGAGGCAGgggagaagaattccacacaattaAACTCGGTGGAAATCAGAGGCGAGAAGAACTCCGCCCACAACCCGAAGGCGAAGTAGAGAAgatccagatcggagacaccccGGACAAAACAACCAATATTGGTACGATCTTAAAAGGAAGCATGAAAGAATCGCTCGTACAGTTCTTGTGAGATAACGTCGACCTCTTTgcgtggaaggccgcagacatgccaggcatagaccctAAATTAATATGCCACAAGTTGGcggtctacccaggatctcggccaaTACAACAGAGGCGTAGAAAGCTCAGACCAGAACGCTCTCAAGCTGTCGAAGAGCAGATACAAGCTCTACtagaggcaggattcataagagaagtcaagtacccactatggctagccaacgtcgtcttggtgaaaaaatcaaacgggaagtggcgaatgtgcaccgactacactgatCTGAACAAAGCCTGTCCAAAAGA
The Arachis stenosperma cultivar V10309 chromosome 7, arast.V10309.gnm1.PFL2, whole genome shotgun sequence genome window above contains:
- the LOC130940674 gene encoding receptor-like protein 33, encoding MIMMRCYTLLLLLFYTSSSTCLSVMPLCNHHDNSNLLQFKNSFAIKPSLYNDWACSSSYSNTNKTASWNNGTDCCEWDGVTCDTTSGHVIGLDLSCSMLEGEFHPNSTLFQLTHLQQLNLAFNNFSNSPIYPGIGNLVSLTHLNLSYSSFGSHIPSTISHLSKLLSLDLSSYGDAELRFDESTWSRLIGNTTNLEELVLDGVDMSSIRETSLSLLMNFSSSLLFLHLPFTGLHGKFPTRILGLTNLEELSLYGNVELKVELPKSNWSTPLRILDLSEIPFSKEIPDSISHLKSLNKLWLWDCQFDGLIPVSLWNLTQLTHLNLLGNRLHGEIPSLLSNLKHLTYLDLSGNMFSGHIPDVFDNFTKLDTLKLSFNSLGGQVPPSLFRLTQLSVLDLSYNKLGGQLPSSLLDLSQLSYLSLSFNQLIGPIPSKNATLSKLEILNLDNNFINGTIPDWCYSLPSLTRLDLSMNQLTGPISKFSTYSLTGLSLSHNKFQGDFPNSIFEFLKYLTYLDMSSNDFSGLVNFSHFSKLENLNSLDLSNNKFLSVDINSSVDYVLPKLNILYFSSCSVTVFPSFLARLQNLINLDLSNNKIHGKIPNWFGDNLLHTWTSMDFIDLSFNQLQGDLPIPPHGTHYFSVSNNNFTGGISSTICNASYLNVLILSHNNLTGKIPQCLGSFPSLQVLDFQINNFYGSIPENFSSNAFETIKLNGNHLEGPVPQSLAHCTYLEVLDLSDNNIEDVFPSRLEALQVLQVLSLRNNKFHGTITCLSRKHPFPKLRIFDVSNNNFSGSLPMQYFQEFHGMMTLNDNTQVGLEYMSPHANTTSVPYNDSVVITMKGQVIEMSRILTIFTTIDLSNNMFEGEIPHVIGELSSLKGLNLSHNKISGNIPQTLGNLTSLEWLDLSCNQLKGEIPMSLTNLNFLSVLNLSENQLEGVIPTGKQFNTFQNDSYKDNPMLCGFPLSKSCSNDEEQPPSVFPEATESLFGWKSVAVGYGCGVVFGMFLGKLFIKTAKPLWLARLICGYT